The window gatggcaatgCCACATGATCtatcagaaatcatttaaatgtgCTGTTTTGGTGCACAAGGAACATCTATTATAATCAATTGTAAAAACTGCTTAATATGTCTTATATCTTTTTAAAAGGATTCCTTAATCTATAAAAAGAAgcagcattttttaaatacaattttgtaaaaatgtaaaacatttattttttcctgctgaattaaaacatcaattttactgatccccaaacttttgaattggtATTGTACACATTTACAATATATCACCAACCCAAAATGTGTTCAGTACTTTTTGTTGATCTGTATCTAGATTGCTTATTAAAATTGAGACTATTCAGTTTGTACGTAAAATTTGAGAATTTGAAGGTGTTGGCATCGATGCTGATGAAAAGCCGATTTGATGGTTTGTTTTCTCATGCTTTTTTGTAGGGATCTATGTATGTTTTGGGATTTTATCAACTCTCATTCTGGTGTGTATCTTCCTTTTCATCAAGAGGTCTAAGCCTTTCAATGAAGGTCAGTGTAAAATATGAAGGAAATCCTGCCGGTTTTATACATACTAATATTTCCTGTTGTGACAGACTAATGCtgatccaaaatattttaaaattaactccTTAAAGACTTTCCTCTTGAACTTCTCTTGTATTTACCagaatttaaaaaatgctgtaaTGGAGCTAGTCATAAAAGCCTGTCCAAAAAGAGCATTGGCAGATATGAGGAGGCCATCTCTTACAACATAATCAAAGAGAGTAGTAACAATGATCACGTAACTGGATTGTCGCATCTGTTAGGTGGGTATTCAAAGAACAAACTAGTTTCACGTGACCATAGATAACTCCTGATTACTGCTTAAGTGAGAAACTGTTAATTTTCTGTAAATCTATTCACAGCACCTGAGGTCCAGGATGCACCTCTCAAAACCGTGCTGAACAACCTGGATGTTCTTGAGGAGCTTGTGTTGGTATTAGACCCAGACATCTGTGGTGCCAAGAACACACGTCACCTTGCCGCCCATTGCTCCTTTTCCTTTGCCTGGATCAATTATGCATATTCCATGAAGGACCACAAAAGCCCCCTCGTCGCCGTTTTGGAGGGTGTCGTCACCAAAAACCCAGACTGGACCGTCAGCCACCTCGCTGAGCTGCTAACTTCCATCGGTCGCAATGATGCAGTGGAGATTTTAGCGAAGCTTCCTGCAGGTGTTTAAGAAAAATTCATGTGATATTTTAAGTACACAAAACGTACTCCGTTActtaacgtaacctcggttccctgagatagaGGAATGATTTCTGAGTCTTGCGAGACGCATATGGAAAAAGCGTTTTTTATACTGAGCTGAAGCCTTTTTCATTCATGCAGTAAAACTGCATGGCCAGTGGTTCatgcagtttattaaaaaaaaaactaacccaTGGCTAGGGAGCGGAGCTACCCTTGCCGAGGATTGCTTAAGTCTGATCATTCAACCCGCAAGCTCGTCGTTGTTTTCCTCCAAGGTAAATAGGAGAGAAACCGGATCGTGGGAAGGCCGCCTTCAGCGAACGAACAGGGGTAGACTGCTTTCCTGGTAAAAAAAGCAGGCCGCCTGTGAGCGCAGTCATAGTGAGACACAAATTTGAAGCTGCCAATGGCAGCATCTGCTCCGATCTACTTCAGAGGATAGAGCCGCTTGATGTAAAGAGGGGCATTGATCTTTACATGCGAGACACGGATTGAAGCATAGTGGGAAGAGCAGGTACGCAGGCTCTGTATCGGTGTGAGATCACTTAGACCCGGTTGCTTAGTTTCCAAACTTCACCGTTTCTCTCTCCGAGGCTTGCTGAGAGAGGAGAGACGTAAGAGTGGGGCTGTTCAGTGAAAGTCGGTCCGCAAGAGGAGAAGAGCGACACTCATGCTTGCGTAAGTGCATAACTCACTGTCTTTCTGCAGCTGAGTGCAATGGAGAGAGGTCTTGATTCGAGCTGCGAAGGTGTATTCATTGGCAAGCGGCATCGGATCAGCGTGTAGTCGTCGCTTAATGAGAAGAAATCTAAGAATCCTGTGGCGAACACCAGCTTATATAGCCAGAACGCCCCACCCATTCTGCCAGGTTTTTTAATACACTACACGAACCACTGGCCGTGCAGTTTCAATGTTAAATGAAAAAGGCTTCTGTTCAggagaaaaaagtattttttcccatatgcgtctagCAAGACACAGCATGAGTATAGTATTGAAAGGGAAAAGTAATTCacatattatactgtattattcAACATAACCTCATAACTATTTTACATGTGgacatttttgaatttgaattttcatAGGAATCAAATGGTAGTgtgcatttatatgaaattgcCCACTTGAAAATAGTTGTTTTCTCACGTGATAGAGTATTTTTGTTCCTATAAGTTCAGTATTCAATGATAGTTGCAGTCCTGGGGTAAATCTGGGGTTACTTTGGATGAAAACAACACGCACTTAATTCATAACAGATGTGCATCTTGAGGCAATTTAGAAGCATTTAGAAACAAAGTCGAGACACACTTCTTGGGGTTTATCCTTAATGTTCTATGTCCATTCCATCTTTCAACCTTATTTAGCTCtaaaggggatagttcacccaaaaatgaaaatttgatgtttattacgCCCAGGGCATTCaaaatgtaggtgactttttttcttcagtagaacacaaacaaatatgTTGAACTCAACCCGTTGCAGtgtgtcagtcatataatggaagtaaaTGCAGACAATAAAAAATGTCTGTGGTTGCTTTGGATGAAAACAACATTCACTTCATTCAATGGATAACAGATGTGCATCTTGAGGCCATTTAGAAAAAAGGTGAGGCACACTTAGGGTTTAACATACATATTCTATCTACATTCCATCCTTCACCCTTATTTAGCTTTAAAGGGAAAGTTTATCCAAAAATTACCCACACGGCATCCaaaatgtaggtgactttgtttcttcagtagaaaacaACGATTTTAAACAACCCGTCGCAGTCTGTCAGTcctataatgaaagtgaatgggaatcacggctttgagagtaaaaaaaaaaaaacatacactaaCAAAACCAAATAAACCCTGGGACTCGTGActatacattgatgtgtaaagacatgaaatgattgtttttttgactctcaaagccatGATTCCGATTCACTTCCACTATATCACTGACAGACggcaacagtttgagttaaaaatcttcgTTAGGTTTCTACTGTGATACCTACATCTTGGACGCCCTGGGGGTAAAcagataaaaattaaatgtaaattttttggtgacctatccctttaacactACATAACACTATTaatgtttcattatttaaatttttgttaaattactataaaaatcataaaatgttattttttcttacaatttttttatatgaattataaatCTTGTAAATATAATTGTTTGCAAACCAATATAacaggttttcagtttttaaacagGATTTGGCAACAAACCTTTTCTGAAACCAATATATCACAGTTACTAATGGTGAACAATTGATTATTTTGTATGTTCAGCACAAATGCCACAATAAATCTTGAACTTTGTTCAAACATTGTACATCTTTATTaagcaaaaacattataaataaaaaaagtgcatagaaaaattAAACAGGTTTAGAAATATGTATACAACTATATACAAACTTAGGGGTTGTTTGTACAAGGTAgcaaagacacatttttttttttaaattttaagtcTATTTCGatacaacttttctttttttaatgacctACAAAGAAACAGATTTTCTTTTCCCAGGAAGCTCTGGGAGACACATTAATCACAGGAGGTCTGACTAGTGCTTTGCATCCTTCATTGCACACACAAGCCAAATTTGCACAACAGAACAGACCAAGCAAATCTAGTTTTGCATTAGTATTACTTGATGTTGTCTGAACAGCTTGAGGTAGAATCCTTGCAAGTTTGGGgtggtttgattaaaatcagaaaTTTTAACCTTTTTAAAATCTGAGATATGCTCAATTTCAGGATCTTGACGGAGATTCCCCCTCCACACAAACGCACAGAATATGGAAAAAGCAGGAGATGACAACATGATTTAATGCCAGGAAACTTCTCCTTTAAGAAACTCAAATAAAATCAGACCActaagacatttaaaataaacagctgGCTCAAAACCTCACCTCGTAAAAAGGCCACGTTGCAAGAACTCATCCTCAATGTTCAAGTTAGAAAATGGGGAAAATGGTTTAAAAGAACGGCAGAAAAAACCCTGAAGAAAACTCTGATAAGACCTTGGTCACATACAAAAAGCACAGACCTATGGGTAAAAACTCCCATAAAGACAAACCAGGAATAAACAGAACGCCCATACAGTCCAAACGATGGCATCAGCTTGTTGATTTTTCTCCTGCATGAAGAAGAGAACCAACTCCCAAATCTTTCAAGGAAAATTAAGGTGCCAAGTGCCACCGTCTACTGAAAAACTTTTTCAATAactcttctatatatatatatatatatatatatatatatatatatatatatatatatatatatatatatagattttgtaACCAGTATACGCGCTTTCACACTCATACGTCTCTAGGACATTTTAAGCAGTTTCTAACTCCCTAGATAAATGTAAAACTCCAATTGTATGTGCAATTGTGGCATTAATGATTTATTGCAGGAACAGTCCACATCATCACACCTTGACGCAATGAGGAT is drawn from Carassius auratus strain Wakin unplaced genomic scaffold, ASM336829v1 scaf_tig00023221, whole genome shotgun sequence and contains these coding sequences:
- the LOC113077787 gene encoding IGF-like family receptor 1 yields the protein MTSDRCLKGTFWNRSRYKCEPCETKYGIKKGYEFTENCGWSDEQQQIKSPYKPCRYGTFNDGSQVKCQNCHSCPTPLFPASECSTTSDAICCRQGEQVFDGKCIPQLPQTTKITTASTPVFTSSSVSSSSHSQSTQNVFREPSAVTENFTGIYVCFGILSTLILVCIFLFIKRSKPFNEEFKKCCNGASHKSLSKKSIGRYEEAISYNIIKESSNNDHVTGLSHLLAPEVQDAPLKTVLNNLDVLEELVLVLDPDICGAKNTRHLAAHCSFSFAWINYAYSMKDHKSPLVAVLEGVVTKNPDWTVSHLAELLTSIGRNDAVEILAKLPAGV